A DNA window from Malus domestica chromosome 12, GDT2T_hap1 contains the following coding sequences:
- the LOC103449549 gene encoding G-type lectin S-receptor-like serine/threonine-protein kinase At2g19130: MDTRILLCYTLRFLLCCTFIACISTASHTISPGQSLSGEQTITSPSGKFELGFFTPAITSPSGKFELGSFAPGIPQNYYIGIWYKSLPNRTVVWVANRKQPVCEPHFSVLQLVENGNLTLSGPSKVAIWSTNSRSKVFNSSVAKLLDNGNFVITDAFNSSVVKWQSFDHPTDTWLPGAKLGYNNRTRRKLVLTSWRNPKTPAPGPFSSELDEIPFNLSSYPDTFTRGRLEINGQLKFYAWDQGFTEWTLISVEPSDQCAVDSSCGAFSICNQRSFPRCGCLEGFEPGVRESWILEDFSDGCVRKIPFHYSPRDSFLAITDVGIGYPKNYEQIINVSNDQCRLECLINCSCSAFVYNFIDSRRCFIWIGDLYNILTMPSESISISYSPDSPGLHLRIVDSTSETKRKTTWTVIGLLAGFFSILSSTFIVMVFFRRRWSAGALATTDDSLVLYKHRDLRRATNNFSEKLGEGGFGSVFKGTLPNSTAIAVKELKSMNQGEKQFRAEVGTIGVIQHINLIRMRGFCVNASKRFLVYDYMPNGSLQSLILGKNPIMLDWNARYHIAVGTARGLSYLHEECRDCIIHCDVKPENILLDSEYSPKLADFGLAKLLGRHHSRVLTTMRGTVGYLAPEWFSGEAITPKADVFSYGMLLIEVISGRRNREGLADGVENFHPIRLANAVNRGEDLFTLLDCRLEGKADRDDLSRACKVACWCIQEDEKDRPTMRQVVQILEGVLDIGVPPVPQFLQRLIRSPAEGINYQETTSDSGSWS; encoded by the coding sequence ATGGATACGAGAATTCTACTCTGCTATACATTGAGATTTTTGCTATGTTGTACCTTCATTGCTTGTATTTCCACGGCGTCTCACACCATCTCTCCAGGCCAATCTCTCTCCGGGGAGCAAACAATCACCTCTCCAAGTGGCAAATTTGAGCTCGGTTTCTTCACACCAGCAATCACCTCTCCAAGCGGAAAATTTGAGCTCGGTTCCTTCGCACCAGGTATACCTCAAAACTATTACATAGGCATTTGGTACAAAAGTCTACCCAATCGGACTGTAGTTTGGGTCGCAAACAGAAAACAACCTGTTTGTGAACCGCATTTTTCAGTATTGCAACTTGTCGAAAATGGAAACTTGACCTTAAGTGGTCCCTCCAAAGTTGCAATATGGTcgactaattcaagatcaaaggTCTTTAATTCTAGTGTAGCAAAGCTTCTTGACAATGGGAACTTTGTCATAACGGATGCATTTAATTCATCTGTTGTCAAATGGCAGAGTTTCGATCACCCGACGGATACTTGGCTGCCGGGTGCTAAGCTTGGATACAATAATCGTACGAGGAGAAAACTAGTTCTTACATCCTGGAGAAATCCGAAAACTCCTGCACCTGGTCCTTTTTCTTCTGAGCTAGATGAAATACCTTTTAATTTATCTTCGTATCCTGATACCTTTACTAGAGGCAGACTTGAAATCAATGGTCAGCTAAAGTTCTATGCCTGGGACCAAGGCTTTACGGAATGGACTTTGATTTCGGTTGAACCATCGGACCAGTGTGCGGTTGATTCTTCATGCGGTGCTTTTAGTATTTGCAACCAACGGAGTTTTCCTCGTTGTGGTTGCCTCGAAGGATTTGAACCCGGAGTCAGGGAAAGTTGGATACTAGAGGACTTCTCAGATGGCTGTGTGAGGAAAATTCCTTTTCACTACAGTCCCAGGGACTCATTTTTGGCGATAACTGATGTTGGAATTGGATATCCTAAGAACTATGAGCAAATTATAAATGTGAGCAATGATCAATGCAGATTAGAATGCTTAATAAATTGTTCATGCAGTGCCTTTGTTTATAATTTTATCGATAGTCGTCGGTGTTTCATTTGGATAGGGGATCTATATAATATACTGACAATGCCATCCGAATCCATTTCCATAAGTTATTCTCCAGATAGCCCAGGATTGCATCTCCGGATTGTGGATTCTACAagtgagacaaagagaaagactACTTGGACTGTAATTGGATTACTTGCAGGGTTCTTTTCCATCTTAAGTAGTACTTTCATTGTCATGGTATTTTTTAGAAGGAGATGGTCAGCAGGAGCATTGGCAACTACCGACGATTCTTTGGTGCTTTACAAGCATAGAGATTTAAGAAGAGCAACAAACAACTTCTCCGAAAAACTTGGGGAAGGAGGCTTTGGTTCTGTATTCAAGGGGACGTTGCCTAACTCAACGGCCATAGCAGTGAAAGAGCTAAAAAGTATGAACCAGGGAGAGAAACAATTTCGTGCTGAAGTGGGAACTATCGGTGTAATCCAACACATTAATCTCATTCGCATGAGGGGATTCTGCGTGAACGCTTCAAAGAGATTTTTAGTTTATGACTACATGCCAAATGGTTCTCTGCAATCTCTTATTCTTGGAAAGAACCCGATAATGTTAGATTGGAATGCTAGATATCACATTGCAGTAGGGACTGCCAGAGGATTGTCTTACCTCCATGAAGAGTGCAGAGACTGCATAATACACTGCGATGTTAAGCCAGAGAACATCTTGTTGGATTCAGAATACAGTCCAAAATTGGCGGATTTTGGTCTTGCGAAACTCTTGGGGAGACACCACAGCCGGGTTTTGACAACCATGAGAGGGACTGTGGGCTATCTCGCACCAGAATGGTTTTCGGGTGAAGCCATCACCCCAAAAGCCGATGTGTTTAGCTATGGCATGTTGCTGATTGAGGTCATATCAGGGAGGAGAAACAGAGAAGGGTTAGCTGACGGGGTAGAAAACTTCCATCCTATCCGGCTAGCGAATGCAGTTAATAGAGGGGAAGATCTTTTCACCTTGTTGGATTGCAGGTTGGAAGGCAAAGCTGACAGAGATGACCTAAGTAGAGCGTGCAAAGTGGCTTGTTGGTGCATTCAAGAAGATGAGAAGGATAGGCCAACAATGAGGCAGGTTGTTCAAATTCTTGAGGGAGTTTTGGACATCGGTGTTCCGCCAGTCCCGCAGTTCCTCCAGCGTCTTATCAGAAGTCCGGCAGAAGGCATTAACTACCAGGAGACTACATCCGATTCAGGTTCATGGTCATGA